A stretch of Arachis hypogaea cultivar Tifrunner chromosome 15, arahy.Tifrunner.gnm2.J5K5, whole genome shotgun sequence DNA encodes these proteins:
- the LOC112748824 gene encoding uric acid degradation bifunctional protein TTL-like: MEDFSSCCASTTFANEISIASPFSSLEHAITVARDIWFCKLNARCWLEAISGRFCSNEFLETTNEVTIQELDEWGSIYEEKFGYVFVTCTSGRIFEDILAELKTCYRNRHVVELDIASKEEMKYIELHIIELLSKKSV; encoded by the exons ATGGAGGACTTCTCATCATGCTGTGCAAGCACAACATTTGCTAACGAAATATCTATAGCCTCTCCATTTTCATCATTAGAACATGCAATTACTGTTGCTAGAGACATATGGTTCTGTAAATTGAATGCTAGGTGTTGGTTGGAGGCTATATCAGGACGATTTTGTTCTAACGAATTCTTGGAAACGACGAACGAAGTTACTATACAG GAACTTGATGAATGGGGATCAATATACGAGGAGAAATTTGGGTATGTTTTTGTGACATGTACATCTGGTAGGATCTTTGAAGACATACTTGCTGAATTAAAG ACGTGCTATAGAAACAGGCATGTTGTTGAGTTGGATATTGCTTCAAAAGAGGAAATGAAGTATATAGAACTGCACATTATAGAGCTTCTTTCCAAGAAATCTGTCTGA